One Flavobacterium sp. 90 DNA segment encodes these proteins:
- a CDS encoding helix-turn-helix domain-containing protein — protein sequence MTAIKESSTIQENKQYALEKCPVTYVMEKIGGYWKPIIIYHLSDGSKRYSELKRAIPAVTEKMLIQHLKQLEADNLVIREAKPVVPPYVTYRLSAAGNGLMPVIEAMAIWAFKDKEDGFNDTSSGL from the coding sequence ATGACAGCGATTAAAGAATCTTCTACTATTCAGGAAAATAAGCAATATGCCTTAGAAAAATGCCCAGTAACCTATGTTATGGAAAAAATTGGCGGCTATTGGAAACCTATTATTATCTATCATCTTTCCGACGGAAGTAAACGCTATAGCGAATTAAAAAGAGCGATTCCCGCTGTGACCGAAAAAATGTTGATTCAGCATTTAAAGCAGCTCGAAGCTGATAATCTTGTTATTAGAGAAGCCAAACCTGTTGTTCCGCCGTATGTAACTTATCGTCTCAGTGCAGCAGGAAATGGTTTAATGCCCGTTATAGAGGCAATGGCAATATGGGCTTTTAAAGATAAAGAAGATGGGTTTAATGACACTTCATCTGGACTGTAG
- a CDS encoding NAD(P)H-dependent oxidoreductase has product MKKVLVLNSSARKQNSKSRKLTEVFTDHWKSIQNNALINYRDLGESHVPHINENWIAAAFKPQNLRSLQEVEALKTSDEYIAELREADVIVIGAPMYNWSIPSSLKAYIDQVLRVNETWKLNPENIQNPYIGLLQNKTVFLLLSRGAQGYEKGEYNEHMNFQSNYLKTVFNIIGITNIHMIAVNGESFDPEKYQESINNSHQAIRDLIEKELN; this is encoded by the coding sequence ATGAAGAAAGTATTAGTTTTAAATTCAAGTGCCAGAAAGCAAAATTCTAAAAGCAGAAAACTTACCGAAGTATTTACAGATCATTGGAAAAGCATCCAAAATAATGCTCTTATTAATTATCGTGATTTAGGCGAAAGTCATGTTCCTCATATCAACGAAAATTGGATTGCAGCGGCTTTCAAACCTCAAAACCTGAGATCTTTGCAAGAAGTTGAAGCTTTAAAAACAAGCGACGAATATATTGCTGAATTACGCGAAGCCGATGTAATTGTAATTGGTGCTCCAATGTACAATTGGTCAATTCCAAGTAGTTTAAAAGCTTATATTGATCAGGTCTTAAGAGTTAATGAAACGTGGAAACTAAATCCTGAGAATATTCAGAATCCATATATTGGTTTACTTCAAAATAAAACTGTATTTCTTTTGCTTTCAAGAGGCGCTCAAGGTTATGAAAAAGGAGAATATAACGAGCATATGAATTTTCAAAGCAACTATCTAAAAACCGTTTTCAATATTATTGGTATTACCAACATTCATATGATTGCCGTAAACGGAGAAAGTTTTGATCCCGAAAAATATCAGGAATCTATAAATAATTCGCATCAAGCGATAAGAGATTTGATCGAAAAAGAATTGAATTAA
- a CDS encoding GNAT family N-acetyltransferase: MESIYQIKKIETTQEIEQCWDVAYVLRPHLNKNNWNATITEMMQNEKYSIAGIMDKDKVVAFAGYRVMTSLHSGNIIYIDDLCTLENYRGKGFATQLLNHIKEIAISLGKEAVVLDTGFTNNTAQKVYLKNGFELTAVHLSNRLK, encoded by the coding sequence ATGGAGTCTATTTATCAGATTAAAAAAATCGAAACAACACAAGAAATCGAACAATGTTGGGATGTAGCGTATGTATTAAGACCACATTTGAATAAAAACAACTGGAATGCGACGATTACAGAAATGATGCAAAACGAAAAGTACAGCATCGCTGGAATCATGGATAAAGATAAAGTTGTTGCTTTTGCCGGATATCGTGTTATGACTTCTTTGCACAGCGGAAATATCATTTATATTGATGATTTGTGTACGCTTGAAAATTACAGAGGAAAAGGTTTTGCGACTCAATTATTAAATCACATAAAAGAAATAGCTATTTCGCTTGGCAAAGAAGCTGTAGTTCTGGATACTGGTTTTACGAATAATACAGCCCAAAAAGTATATTTAAAAAACGGTTTTGAATTGACAGCGGTTCATTTATCAAACAGATTAAAATAA
- a CDS encoding PLP-dependent aminotransferase family protein, whose amino-acid sequence MLPYKTLIIVDRESSVTLYIQVCNTFISLITNGTLKPSDALPSSRVLSELIGINRNTVKLAYEELISQGWAESVDRKGVFVLSKLPIISKVKLPETNKKQFQEGFIWTNTFEKEINSYGKNIHKDPIVIDDGFPDVRLAPIDQLMREYRSLSRKFYGKNFLKYGSTLGSENLRIAICNYLSNTRGLVVSPENIIITKGSQMGIYLASQLILNPNDTIVVGVSSFATADDTFKYCGANLERVPIDDNGMDVDYLQEILKHKKIKAVYIIPHHHCPTGVTMSMERRLKLLNLAKEYRFAIIEDDYDFDFHYDNKPYLPLASIDHNQNVIYIGSISKTFAPALRIGFMVGPSAFIEATASLRKMIDRQGDTLLEEAFAIMFENGEMDRHFRKSLKIYKQRRNHFCEILTSDFKNEIDFRIPEGGLAVWANFKEKINLIKMADEVGKKGLSINNGTFYKNDYFSPNAIRMGFASLTENEMEKALAILKNVLQ is encoded by the coding sequence AAGTTCGCGTGTTTTATCAGAACTCATAGGCATTAATAGAAATACGGTCAAATTGGCTTACGAAGAATTAATTAGTCAGGGTTGGGCAGAATCTGTAGATAGGAAAGGTGTTTTTGTACTTTCGAAATTGCCTATAATTTCTAAAGTAAAATTACCGGAAACTAATAAAAAGCAGTTTCAGGAAGGTTTTATCTGGACCAATACTTTTGAGAAAGAAATAAACTCTTACGGTAAAAACATTCATAAAGATCCAATTGTTATAGACGATGGTTTTCCCGATGTTCGCTTGGCACCAATAGATCAATTGATGCGTGAATATAGAAGTTTATCCAGAAAATTTTATGGCAAAAACTTCCTGAAATATGGAAGTACATTAGGATCTGAAAATCTTCGAATTGCGATTTGTAATTATCTCTCAAATACACGTGGATTAGTGGTTTCGCCCGAAAATATTATCATTACAAAAGGCAGCCAAATGGGAATTTATCTTGCGTCTCAATTAATTTTAAATCCAAATGATACTATAGTTGTCGGCGTTTCAAGTTTTGCAACTGCCGATGATACGTTTAAATACTGTGGAGCAAATTTAGAACGAGTTCCCATAGATGATAACGGAATGGATGTTGATTATTTGCAGGAAATTCTGAAACATAAAAAAATTAAAGCCGTATATATAATTCCGCATCATCATTGCCCAACTGGCGTTACGATGAGTATGGAACGCCGATTAAAGCTGCTGAATCTTGCTAAAGAATATCGTTTTGCGATTATAGAAGACGATTACGATTTTGATTTTCACTATGATAATAAGCCTTATTTGCCACTGGCAAGTATTGATCACAATCAGAATGTGATTTATATTGGCTCAATTTCAAAGACTTTTGCGCCTGCTTTGCGAATTGGTTTTATGGTTGGACCTTCCGCTTTTATTGAAGCAACGGCATCTTTAAGAAAAATGATTGACAGACAAGGCGATACATTATTGGAAGAAGCTTTTGCTATTATGTTCGAAAATGGAGAAATGGACAGGCATTTTAGAAAATCATTAAAAATCTACAAACAACGCCGAAATCATTTTTGCGAAATTCTGACTTCTGATTTTAAAAACGAAATTGACTTTAGAATTCCTGAAGGCGGATTGGCAGTTTGGGCAAATTTTAAGGAGAAAATTAATTTAATAAAAATGGCTGATGAAGTTGGTAAAAAAGGACTTTCTATTAATAACGGGACTTTTTATAAAAACGATTATTTCTCTCCAAATGCAATACGAATGGGTTTTGCTTCCTTGACAGAAAATGAAATGGAAAAAGCTTTAGCAATCCTCAAAAACGTACTTCAATAA